The DNA sequence CCAGGGCGAGGATCGCGGCGATCACCAACAAGATCACGGCCATGATCACGAACCCGAGCGCGATCGGGAGGCCGAGGGCGGCGATGCCGAGAGCACCGGCGATGTAGAGGAGGGTGAGGGCGTTCAGGCCGAAGTAGCCGGCCGCCCCGAACAGGCCGGCCCCCACTCCTGCGTTCTTCGCCGACGGGGCGAGCTCGGCCTTGGCCATGTCGATCTCGCCCTGAACCAAGATCTTCACGTCGTCGGTGATGTTCTTGACGATGTCGCCCACCGCTGGGGACTCAGCCATCGCGTATCTCCTTTCGGCCTGTTGCTCGAGTTCTGTCGTCTGGGTGCGCCGGTCGACCCGTACACCCGCCAGCCTGGTTCCCCCGGAGGACCGGGCGCCTGTCAGACTACTGGCAGCCTAACCGGTCCCCCACCGATCCTGCGAGACGAGCGCGATTCGCCCGGGACACCAGACTCAGACGAAGTACCGCAACCAGAGGTACAGCGCGGACAGGGTGATGGTGACGGCGGTCACCACCAACCCATACCTGGTGAACTGCCAGAAGCTGATCCGGGCCCCGTTCCGCTCGGCGATGCCCAGCACGACGACATTGGCTGAGGCGCCGACGGCTGTGGCGTTGCCGCCCAGATCGGCACCGAGGGCGAGGGCCCACCAGAGGACGTGGCTCTTGCCACCGCTGGCCTCGACCAGGTCTGCGGTGATCGGTGCCATGGTTGCGACGTAGGGGATGTTGTCGACGATCCCGGACAGCACCGCGGACCCGA is a window from the Microlunatus panaciterrae genome containing:
- a CDS encoding phage holin family protein, which translates into the protein MAESPAVGDIVKNITDDVKILVQGEIDMAKAELAPSAKNAGVGAGLFGAAGYFGLNALTLLYIAGALGIAALGLPIALGFVIMAVILLVIAAILALVGRAAVKKIKGLDKTVAEANASVAAVKGAVSRATAAAKAPQIEGRVVSERAALRDTFGRSNGSPR